In Bifidobacterium actinocoloniiforme DSM 22766, a genomic segment contains:
- a CDS encoding xylulokinase, protein MTNPNESKPTPQGAAQAIREGRTRLGIELGSTRIKAVLIDEDCRTLASGDYGWENQLVDGLWTYPLEEVWRGLQAAYAALAEDVRSRYGLGLTRIGAMGFSAMMHGYLAFDRSGELLVPFRTWRNTNTGQAHERLSELFRFNIPERWSIAHLYQAILDDEPHVPRLGFFTTLAGYVHWKLTGRKVIGIGDASGMFPIDSTTRQFDQAMLDAFRGLPEVAAQPWDIADLLPEPLVAGQDAGSLSAEGAKLLDPTGALQPGSPLAPPEGDAGTGMVATNAVRPRTGNVSAGTSIFAMVVLERRLVALHPEVDPVTTPAGDPAGMSHANNFTSDLNAWVKVFSDFAQASGLSMSEGDLYATLFRSALEGDADAGGLVNYCFYSGEFLAGLEQGRPVFARGPESRMSLSNFMRAQLFSAFSPVKIGMDVMTKQEGVQVDSLVGHGGVFATPKVAQKILAAAFDAPIKVMATAAEGGAWGMAVLADYLGHRDQSLADYLDSRVFAGVASTTEEPDPQDVKGFEAFFDRWRQGLPIERAAIGAIPLQS, encoded by the coding sequence ATGACGAATCCGAATGAGAGCAAGCCCACGCCCCAGGGCGCGGCCCAAGCCATAAGGGAAGGCAGGACCCGCCTGGGCATCGAGCTGGGCTCCACCCGCATCAAGGCCGTCCTGATCGACGAGGACTGCCGGACCTTGGCTTCGGGCGATTACGGCTGGGAGAACCAGCTGGTTGATGGGCTGTGGACCTATCCGCTGGAAGAGGTTTGGCGGGGCTTGCAGGCCGCATACGCCGCCTTGGCCGAGGACGTGCGCTCCCGCTACGGTCTGGGGCTGACGCGTATAGGCGCTATGGGCTTTTCCGCGATGATGCACGGCTACCTGGCCTTCGACCGTTCCGGTGAGCTCCTGGTGCCCTTCCGCACCTGGCGCAACACCAACACCGGCCAGGCCCACGAGCGGCTCTCCGAGCTCTTCCGCTTCAACATCCCCGAGCGCTGGTCGATCGCCCACCTCTACCAGGCGATCCTGGATGATGAGCCTCATGTGCCCCGGCTTGGCTTTTTCACGACCCTTGCCGGCTACGTGCACTGGAAGCTGACCGGTCGCAAGGTCATCGGCATCGGCGACGCCTCGGGCATGTTCCCGATCGATTCGACCACCCGCCAGTTCGACCAGGCCATGCTCGACGCCTTCCGGGGCCTGCCCGAGGTGGCGGCCCAGCCTTGGGACATAGCCGACCTGCTGCCTGAGCCCCTGGTCGCTGGCCAGGACGCTGGCAGCCTGAGCGCCGAGGGGGCCAAGCTCCTCGACCCGACCGGCGCCCTCCAGCCCGGCTCGCCGTTGGCCCCGCCCGAGGGCGACGCGGGCACGGGCATGGTGGCCACCAACGCGGTCAGGCCCCGCACCGGCAACGTCTCGGCCGGCACTTCGATCTTCGCTATGGTCGTCCTGGAACGCCGCCTGGTCGCCCTGCACCCGGAAGTGGACCCGGTCACCACGCCGGCCGGCGACCCGGCGGGCATGAGCCATGCTAACAACTTCACCTCCGATCTGAACGCCTGGGTGAAAGTCTTCTCCGATTTCGCCCAAGCATCCGGACTGTCGATGAGCGAAGGCGACTTGTACGCCACGCTCTTCCGGTCGGCCCTGGAGGGGGACGCGGACGCAGGCGGATTGGTCAACTACTGCTTCTACTCGGGTGAGTTCCTGGCTGGCCTGGAGCAAGGTCGGCCGGTTTTCGCCCGGGGCCCTGAGTCCCGGATGAGCCTGTCCAACTTCATGCGCGCCCAGCTCTTCTCCGCCTTCTCGCCAGTCAAAATCGGCATGGATGTGATGACCAAGCAGGAGGGGGTGCAGGTGGATTCTCTGGTAGGTCACGGCGGTGTCTTCGCTACGCCCAAGGTGGCGCAAAAAATCCTGGCTGCCGCCTTCGACGCCCCGATCAAGGTCATGGCGACCGCGGCCGAAGGCGGCGCTTGGGGGATGGCCGTCCTGGCCGATTACCTGGGCCACAGGGATCAGAGCCTGGCGGATTACCTGGATTCGCGGGTCTTCGCCGGGGTCGCTTCCACCACCGAAGAGCCTGATCCCCAGGATGTGAAGGGCTTCGAGGCCTTCTTCGACCGCTGGCGGCAAGGTCTGCCGATCGAACGGGCCGCGATTGGGGCGATTCCCCTGCAATCCTGA